The following proteins come from a genomic window of Acidimicrobiales bacterium:
- a CDS encoding MFS transporter produces the protein MAGPVASDSDSVAGTGSLPRLRGAFAMLGREHWFLLGVLGTTNFFDGYDRGIIAVALKQIRGSFHLSQSSASLYVGALYLGALPAVALTRSADRTGRRRLLIVALIGYTVATGLSAAAPSAPLFGVCQFVARFFITAEAAIVWTMAAEELPASARGVGFGFLAMTSALGVGFGALLFGGVISPLGWSWRLLYVAGIPPLFAVGWLRRRLPESQRFLRARDEGTLSTSWRDIFHAQYRRWLVLVLATAFLAELVVQASVFSLDFLQQQRHISASTASFMLVGAGIPAIPLMVAAGAWSDHYGRRAVGCLFALVSVVGALGFFWLPVAPVALLPFMSLALVGQAGFNPTFSAYTAELFPTGVRSQATAWANVVRVAGDAASFGVAALLLWLTNERFPLTVTVLGLGPLAAVALFWFKFPDTHGRELEDIELPESGGRRAGA, from the coding sequence GTGGCCGGGCCCGTGGCGAGCGACAGCGACTCGGTCGCCGGAACCGGCTCGCTGCCGCGGTTGCGCGGGGCGTTCGCCATGCTCGGCCGAGAGCACTGGTTTCTGCTGGGCGTGCTCGGCACCACCAACTTCTTCGACGGCTACGACCGAGGCATCATCGCCGTTGCGCTGAAGCAGATCCGGGGGTCGTTCCACCTCAGCCAGAGCAGCGCGTCGCTGTACGTCGGCGCGCTGTACCTCGGCGCGCTGCCCGCCGTGGCACTCACCCGTTCGGCGGATCGCACGGGTCGGCGACGGCTCCTGATCGTGGCGTTGATCGGTTACACGGTTGCGACGGGGTTGAGCGCCGCGGCTCCCAGCGCACCGCTGTTCGGCGTGTGCCAGTTCGTGGCCAGGTTCTTCATCACCGCAGAAGCGGCCATTGTCTGGACCATGGCGGCCGAGGAGCTGCCGGCGAGCGCCAGAGGCGTCGGGTTCGGGTTCTTGGCCATGACCTCTGCGCTCGGCGTGGGTTTCGGCGCGCTGCTGTTCGGTGGCGTGATCAGCCCGCTCGGGTGGAGTTGGCGGCTGCTGTACGTGGCCGGCATCCCGCCGCTGTTCGCGGTCGGCTGGCTGCGACGTCGGCTTCCCGAGAGCCAACGGTTCCTCCGCGCCCGCGACGAAGGCACGTTGTCGACGTCGTGGCGGGACATCTTCCACGCCCAGTACCGGCGTTGGTTGGTGCTGGTCCTCGCCACCGCCTTCTTGGCGGAGTTGGTGGTGCAGGCGAGCGTCTTCTCCCTCGATTTCCTGCAACAGCAACGGCACATCTCGGCCAGCACCGCCAGCTTCATGCTCGTGGGCGCCGGCATCCCGGCCATCCCGCTGATGGTCGCCGCCGGGGCATGGAGCGACCACTACGGGCGACGCGCGGTCGGGTGCCTGTTCGCGCTGGTGTCCGTGGTGGGCGCGCTCGGGTTCTTCTGGCTGCCGGTCGCGCCGGTGGCACTGCTGCCGTTCATGAGCTTGGCGCTGGTCGGCCAAGCCGGCTTCAACCCGACCTTCAGCGCCTACACCGCGGAGCTGTTCCCGACCGGCGTCCGCAGCCAGGCGACGGCATGGGCCAACGTGGTCCGTGTCGCGGGCGACGCGGCCAGCTTCGGGGTCGCCGCGTTGTTGCTGTGGCTCACGAACGAGCGCTTCCCGCTGACCGTCACCGTGCTGGGCCTGGGGCCGCTCGCCGCGGTCGCGTTGTTCTGGTTCAAGTTCCCCGACACGCACGGTCGAGAGCTCGAGGACATCGAGCTACCCGAGTCGGGCGGTCGACGCGCCGGCGCCTGA
- a CDS encoding PD-(D/E)XK nuclease family protein, giving the protein MDDELNPAQHDILDRLGAALDERPAFRPDLRHELRAELEHGVAEVAAGLDTARSLNVAKHALAGVHGCEARWQAESGEFEPSVPIVRGTLVHKALELSVHWPPDRPRYPLDLVDAAMESLRVNDHWSSEFIDTAGPREQAELRSAAGEIVSKFLETWPPLSSRWHPVTETSLSLDLGDGRIRLRGVVDLTLGQAKAGRAGKVVIDLKTGRFSPVHVEDLRFYALVDTLRVGVPPRLLVTYYLDAGHLQPEPVTEDLLWSATARTVDGIVRMAELRGGAEAVRRPSPACHWCPLAEDCGPGQEFLRDQDR; this is encoded by the coding sequence GTGGACGACGAGCTGAACCCGGCGCAGCACGACATCTTGGACCGGCTCGGGGCCGCCCTCGACGAGCGCCCGGCGTTTCGCCCTGACCTTCGCCATGAGCTGCGGGCCGAGCTCGAGCACGGCGTCGCCGAAGTGGCCGCCGGTCTCGACACCGCACGGTCGTTGAACGTGGCCAAGCACGCGCTGGCCGGGGTGCACGGCTGCGAGGCCCGCTGGCAGGCCGAGTCCGGCGAGTTCGAGCCCTCGGTGCCGATCGTGCGCGGCACGCTGGTCCACAAGGCGCTCGAGCTGTCGGTGCACTGGCCGCCCGACCGGCCCCGCTACCCGCTCGACCTCGTCGACGCCGCCATGGAGTCGTTGCGCGTCAACGACCACTGGTCGTCGGAATTCATCGACACGGCCGGCCCCCGCGAGCAGGCCGAGCTGCGCAGCGCGGCGGGCGAGATCGTGAGCAAGTTCCTCGAGACCTGGCCGCCGCTCAGCTCCCGTTGGCACCCCGTGACCGAGACCTCCTTGTCCTTGGACCTCGGCGATGGCCGGATCCGGCTCCGCGGGGTCGTCGACCTCACGCTCGGCCAGGCCAAGGCGGGCCGGGCGGGCAAAGTGGTGATCGACTTGAAGACCGGGCGCTTCTCGCCTGTCCACGTGGAGGACCTGCGGTTCTACGCGCTGGTCGACACGCTGCGCGTGGGCGTCCCACCCCGCCTGCTCGTCACGTACTACCTCGACGCCGGCCACCTCCAGCCCGAACCGGTGACCGAGGACCTGCTGTGGTCGGCCACGGCCCGCACCGTCGACGGCATCGTCCGCATGGCCGAGCTGCGCGGCGGGGCCGAAGCAGTCCGCCGCCCGTCTCCTGCCTGCCACTGGTGCCCCCTCGCGGAGGACTGCGGGCCTGGTCAGGAGTTCCTGCGCGACCAGGACCGGTGA
- a CDS encoding LLM class flavin-dependent oxidoreductase, with the protein MKVRIGFGLGAAASVGAAGRFGELVDGLEALRFDSLWLSERLTGDAPDPLIGLAVAAGRTTRLKLGTSVLVVPGRNPVVLAKELASLDVLSGGRLLPAVGLGAVRPAEQAAFGVERGERAAWLEEALPLLRELWTGEPVTHEGPRFRLDGVQIGPRPIGTMDVWFGGQARSELRRTGRLGDGWLPSFCTPADVAEGWEVITETAAEHDRTIDPEHLGALVVFANSEVPEGVAALIAQRRPELEPGDIVPIGLDGLRAQLEKFIAAGASKFVLVPADEPPEWEPALRDLTDAVFDLQT; encoded by the coding sequence GTGAAGGTCCGCATCGGATTCGGGTTGGGCGCAGCTGCGTCGGTCGGGGCCGCCGGGCGCTTCGGCGAGCTGGTCGACGGGCTCGAAGCGCTGCGGTTCGACTCCCTTTGGCTCTCCGAGCGGCTCACCGGCGACGCGCCGGATCCGCTGATCGGGTTGGCGGTCGCCGCAGGGCGCACCACGCGCCTCAAGCTCGGCACTTCGGTGCTGGTGGTGCCGGGCCGCAACCCGGTCGTGCTGGCCAAGGAGCTGGCGAGCCTCGACGTGCTGTCGGGTGGCCGGCTCCTCCCTGCAGTGGGGCTGGGCGCCGTCCGGCCGGCCGAACAGGCCGCGTTCGGCGTCGAGCGCGGCGAGCGTGCCGCATGGCTCGAGGAGGCGCTTCCGCTGCTGCGTGAGCTGTGGACCGGCGAGCCGGTCACCCATGAAGGGCCACGCTTTCGCCTCGACGGCGTCCAGATCGGGCCTCGTCCGATCGGGACGATGGACGTGTGGTTCGGCGGGCAGGCGCGCTCCGAGCTGCGCCGCACCGGCCGCCTCGGCGACGGCTGGCTCCCGTCGTTCTGCACGCCCGCCGACGTCGCCGAGGGCTGGGAGGTCATCACCGAGACCGCCGCAGAGCACGACCGCACGATCGACCCCGAGCACCTCGGCGCGCTGGTCGTGTTCGCGAACAGCGAAGTGCCCGAGGGCGTGGCGGCGTTGATCGCCCAGCGCCGCCCCGAGCTCGAACCTGGCGACATCGTGCCGATCGGCCTCGACGGCTTACGCGCCCAACTCGAGAAGTTCATCGCGGCCGGTGCGTCGAAGTTCGTGCTCGTACCCGCCGACGAGCCACCCGAGTGGGAGCCGGCCCTGCGCGACCTCACCGACGCGGTCTTCGACCTGCAGACCTGA
- a CDS encoding RNA polymerase sigma factor: protein MDEPDETSTAPARRSTIGRSTGRAELPGRPHAVPDPVPDPDHVERQALLKAQRGDNRSFARLIRTHDPALRTVATFLVGTESVDTVLHDAYVRAYRALPRYKGDLAPRLWLTRPVVSVALDLLRKRHRPRPRRAGAVRSPAETPPPAASRADEVPQPDPASGVRILAGDTASPGRAVDDEPAADPRSPAPSSAASTRAPELGATPERDSALSRLHRAFDELLLEDRIALTLVDVAELTVAEAAATVEVEQPTMATRLGRARGSVRRTLNELADSGASKVWTPPPMPDPDDLDAWFDLQPVEDHGAEFWPSVGAKLLDAKYRPAASGPEPRTVGGVRTKRGPDDGTTPGAGKATVKVATKADDRTIGTLARQARHGRGRSWGWLRQLVVVAVGVGAAVGLIFAGFAISNRVSHRDAQLGTTAGKIIARVNDAMSTDQVISGAVTVDSGGSPVAPGTYEFVRSPDGSYKIAKDGGGWTEAYDNATGTFTQATFAANGAPITRRVETGVAPGPPDPSATTGSQLGDPLVGVIQLLAQGSNTQLTTLGNNGAPQYVIDSDLPLSGGRASGADLFAGIGAFSRTAAADHVRVLIDQSLELPTDVQLTRDQGSVMHLRFADLAVGNSAGSGQFTVAAPDGATTTSRGYEVVPLNGVTSAVGYDPAKPSYLPGGFTLSSVAVQPESPAGSTSTAGGRNPPNSAVVVLVYRHGGDTIVVTTRRTTSAAGKFWLDPLATTGDGATHSVDVTAGRLLEAGARGSDRPVPHLWARDRDLVYTVTGTVSLSQLTKVASSLQ, encoded by the coding sequence GTGGACGAACCGGACGAGACGTCGACCGCACCTGCTCGCCGGTCCACGATCGGGCGCTCGACGGGACGCGCCGAGCTTCCCGGCCGCCCGCACGCCGTGCCCGATCCCGTCCCCGACCCCGACCACGTCGAGCGCCAAGCCCTGCTCAAGGCGCAACGAGGCGACAACCGGTCGTTCGCTCGCCTGATCCGCACCCACGATCCCGCCCTGCGAACCGTCGCCACGTTCCTCGTCGGCACCGAGTCGGTCGACACCGTGTTGCACGACGCCTACGTGCGTGCCTACCGCGCACTGCCCCGCTACAAGGGCGACCTCGCGCCCCGCCTTTGGCTCACGCGGCCAGTCGTGTCGGTGGCGCTCGACCTGCTCCGCAAACGCCACCGGCCCCGCCCGCGCCGAGCCGGCGCGGTCCGGTCGCCCGCCGAGACGCCGCCGCCCGCCGCGTCGCGCGCCGACGAGGTGCCCCAGCCCGACCCGGCCAGCGGGGTGCGGATCCTTGCCGGCGACACCGCCAGCCCGGGCCGCGCGGTGGACGACGAACCGGCTGCCGACCCCAGGTCGCCAGCACCCAGCAGCGCCGCCAGCACCCGAGCGCCCGAGCTCGGCGCAACGCCCGAACGGGACAGCGCCCTGTCACGCCTGCACCGCGCGTTCGACGAACTGCTGCTCGAGGACCGCATCGCACTGACCCTGGTCGACGTCGCCGAACTGACGGTGGCCGAGGCGGCAGCGACGGTCGAAGTCGAGCAACCCACGATGGCGACTCGGCTGGGCCGCGCCCGCGGGAGCGTCCGACGCACGTTGAACGAACTGGCGGACTCTGGTGCATCCAAGGTGTGGACTCCCCCGCCCATGCCCGACCCCGACGACCTCGACGCCTGGTTCGACCTCCAGCCGGTCGAGGACCACGGGGCCGAGTTCTGGCCGTCCGTCGGCGCCAAGCTGCTCGACGCCAAGTACCGCCCGGCCGCCAGCGGTCCCGAACCGCGGACCGTCGGCGGCGTGCGCACCAAGCGAGGTCCCGACGACGGCACGACACCGGGCGCCGGCAAAGCGACGGTGAAAGTCGCCACCAAGGCCGACGACCGGACGATCGGAACCCTGGCCCGACAGGCGCGCCACGGACGCGGCCGGTCGTGGGGTTGGCTGCGCCAGCTCGTGGTGGTCGCGGTTGGCGTCGGTGCAGCCGTCGGCTTGATCTTCGCCGGTTTCGCGATCTCCAACCGGGTGAGCCACCGCGACGCCCAACTCGGCACCACCGCAGGCAAGATCATCGCCAGGGTGAACGACGCCATGTCGACCGACCAGGTGATCTCCGGCGCCGTGACGGTGGACAGCGGCGGGTCGCCGGTGGCGCCCGGCACGTACGAGTTCGTCCGCAGCCCCGACGGTTCGTACAAGATCGCCAAGGACGGCGGCGGGTGGACCGAGGCCTACGACAACGCCACCGGCACGTTCACCCAAGCCACCTTCGCAGCCAACGGCGCCCCGATCACCCGGCGGGTCGAGACCGGTGTGGCCCCCGGACCGCCCGACCCCTCGGCCACGACCGGCTCGCAGCTCGGCGACCCGTTGGTGGGCGTGATCCAGCTGCTGGCGCAGGGCTCGAACACCCAACTCACCACGCTCGGCAACAACGGCGCGCCGCAGTACGTGATCGACAGCGATCTGCCGTTGAGCGGTGGCCGCGCGAGCGGCGCCGACTTGTTCGCCGGCATCGGCGCGTTCAGCCGAACGGCGGCAGCCGACCACGTGCGCGTGCTCATCGACCAGTCGCTCGAGCTGCCGACCGACGTCCAGCTCACGCGCGACCAGGGGTCGGTGATGCACCTCCGCTTCGCGGACCTGGCGGTCGGCAACAGCGCCGGCTCGGGCCAGTTCACCGTCGCCGCGCCAGACGGGGCCACGACGACCTCACGGGGCTACGAGGTGGTGCCGCTCAACGGGGTGACGAGCGCGGTCGGCTACGACCCGGCCAAACCGTCGTACCTGCCCGGCGGGTTCACACTGTCGTCGGTGGCCGTGCAACCAGAGTCGCCTGCCGGCTCGACGAGCACCGCGGGCGGCCGCAACCCACCCAACAGCGCGGTCGTGGTGCTCGTCTACCGCCACGGCGGCGACACGATCGTGGTGACCACCCGGCGCACGACCTCGGCCGCCGGCAAGTTCTGGCTCGACCCGCTCGCCACCACCGGCGACGGCGCCACCCACTCGGTGGACGTGACCGCCGGGCGGTTGCTCGAGGCCGGCGCCCGGGGGAGCGACCGGCCGGTGCCGCATCTGTGGGCACGCGACCGCGACCTCGTCTACACCGTGACCGGGACCGTGTCGCTGAGCCAGCTCACCAAAGTCGCGTCGTCGCTGCAGTGA